From the genome of Halomonas sp. 1513, one region includes:
- a CDS encoding DUF3971 domain-containing protein, with protein sequence MSPLRVTLRWALTLAAICLTLLAILVVALRLALGQVDMLRDNLETLLSARFNAEVSVAELSAGVDRLDPRAELSHLRIASRDGRDLPLLEVEHARLRLDSGASLRDWVPVIEDARIRQVTVHLYQTPERTWHWPEPAELPPEFQPDTRFDLERLDFWVGALLRQRVEAEQVRLVLHGLDRQVVLEAPSLLMTGDRRRTHVEGWLYVEGQPETALEAALEVQPGPRGLADFSAALQARMDIASLVELAEVLSRNDPVRLDEAHGQAELWGRWQQGALQDARLDLDVPQLVVSNATSTLALADIRARGQWLREGPDGWQAWLSREPLADDDATHGPAIPEHWHLVGEGRDWWLNTSGFELDALAAWRNRVPLPEGLVRVLDSLDPQGRISGFGVGRRNGSWQALGAFHQVAVSPWQNAPGGGPIDAWVEAEDLHGKVTFVGDLNTTLNFSRLFGEPMQLDAARGVVQWDYRGERVHVDGQDLEALWRGAQVQGGFDLALGGDAPGELGLDLTFRDIDAVETPLRDWLPVGVFGEALNDWLELGAAGRVTAGTLSLRQPLREGIEPDDIELELALELVDGFLPFAEGWPALEDVSGRLAMDDMRLEAWVDHAESLGVVANDGRVSLADGTLTVLGELAGSSEAVLAYLAALPFFDLDSSDFSGSGALAGDLALELPLGDLEALSLDIDAQVDVPTLVYVPLDITMQNVNGSLAYRHRDDQGGVDGVLGARVFGGPLRADFDTREQGVDFSGRALASGLLDWTGLDAAAPILDGVFPYSARLDLAPGAARFRFDSDLSGLAIRLPAPFGKPAASRAPLFVDADLESGVIEGELAERLRLRWREWGRGAQGQAWLEQWPTTPAWPDGSGWEVDWRTSRIDTQAWAEALGGLGVDGLALGDGTPDQLRALRLATPCLEVQQRCLGSLYVSAYPWSGDDWRLDVDGSLLEGRVDYRPAGGGELDVALVRLNLDALMPEQADAEGLLDEIAVAPTPAVFPDWIGELPDGRLRVARLLHEGKSFGPLTARWRASPGSLQVAPLGLTLGRVSARGEIDWEASGGASLTRSRLSLDGGDLGSALERLDQPMAISNASTRVRSQLAWPGAPWQFGLDRSRGSLDIDLRDGRFRYLESPSARLVGLLNFDNLLRRLRLDFTDVTGQGTAFDSVIGSATLYGGILETRGPVVVEAPATRFTLDGQVDLARRELDQRLGVTVPVSQNLPLAAVAAGAPIVGGALFIAHRLFGGAIDRATQIHYRVRGPWTSPQISLEGGE encoded by the coding sequence ATGAGCCCACTCCGCGTGACGCTGCGCTGGGCGCTGACCCTGGCGGCGATCTGCCTGACGCTGCTGGCGATACTGGTGGTGGCGTTGCGCCTGGCGCTGGGCCAGGTCGATATGCTGCGCGACAATCTCGAGACGCTGCTCTCGGCACGCTTCAACGCCGAGGTCAGCGTGGCCGAGCTGAGCGCCGGGGTCGATCGTCTGGATCCCCGCGCCGAGCTTAGCCACCTGCGCATCGCCTCGCGTGACGGACGCGATCTGCCGCTGCTGGAAGTCGAGCACGCACGGCTGCGGCTCGACAGCGGTGCTTCGCTGCGCGACTGGGTGCCGGTGATCGAGGATGCGCGCATCCGTCAGGTCACGGTGCACCTGTATCAGACGCCTGAGCGCACCTGGCATTGGCCGGAGCCGGCCGAGCTGCCGCCGGAGTTCCAGCCCGACACCCGTTTCGATCTCGAACGGCTCGATTTCTGGGTCGGCGCGCTGCTGCGCCAGCGGGTCGAGGCCGAGCAGGTGCGGCTGGTGCTGCACGGCCTGGATCGCCAGGTGGTGCTCGAGGCGCCGAGCCTGCTGATGACCGGCGACCGGCGGCGCACCCATGTCGAGGGCTGGCTGTACGTCGAGGGGCAGCCAGAGACTGCCCTGGAGGCGGCGCTGGAGGTGCAGCCGGGTCCGCGCGGGCTGGCCGACTTCAGCGCGGCGCTGCAGGCGCGCATGGACATTGCCAGTCTGGTCGAGCTGGCGGAAGTGCTGAGCCGCAACGACCCGGTACGGCTCGACGAGGCCCATGGCCAGGCCGAGCTGTGGGGGCGCTGGCAGCAGGGCGCACTGCAGGATGCGCGGCTCGATCTGGACGTACCGCAGCTCGTGGTCAGCAATGCCACCTCGACGCTGGCGCTGGCGGATATTCGCGCGCGTGGCCAGTGGCTGCGTGAAGGCCCCGACGGCTGGCAGGCGTGGCTGAGCCGCGAGCCGCTGGCCGACGACGATGCCACTCACGGACCGGCGATTCCCGAGCACTGGCACCTCGTCGGTGAGGGCCGCGACTGGTGGCTCAACACCAGCGGCTTCGAGCTCGATGCGCTGGCCGCCTGGCGCAATCGCGTGCCGCTCCCCGAGGGATTGGTGCGGGTGCTCGACAGCCTCGACCCCCAGGGGCGCATCAGCGGCTTCGGTGTCGGCCGTCGCAACGGCAGCTGGCAGGCCCTGGGCGCCTTTCACCAGGTGGCGGTCTCGCCCTGGCAGAACGCCCCGGGCGGCGGTCCCATCGATGCCTGGGTCGAGGCCGAGGACCTGCACGGCAAGGTCACCTTCGTCGGCGACCTCAATACGACGCTTAATTTCTCGCGTCTTTTCGGCGAGCCGATGCAGCTCGATGCCGCTCGCGGTGTCGTGCAGTGGGACTATCGCGGCGAGCGGGTGCATGTCGATGGCCAGGACCTCGAAGCGCTGTGGCGCGGCGCGCAGGTGCAGGGCGGTTTCGACCTGGCACTGGGCGGCGACGCCCCCGGCGAGCTGGGCCTCGATCTGACGTTTCGCGATATCGACGCAGTCGAGACCCCGTTGCGTGACTGGTTGCCGGTAGGCGTGTTCGGCGAGGCGCTCAACGACTGGCTCGAGCTGGGCGCCGCGGGGCGGGTCACCGCCGGCACCCTTAGCCTGCGCCAGCCGCTGCGCGAGGGCATCGAGCCTGACGATATCGAGCTCGAACTGGCCCTCGAGCTGGTCGACGGCTTTCTCCCCTTTGCCGAGGGCTGGCCGGCGCTGGAAGATGTCAGCGGCCGCCTGGCGATGGACGATATGCGCCTGGAGGCCTGGGTCGACCATGCCGAGAGCCTGGGGGTGGTGGCCAATGATGGGCGGGTCAGCCTCGCTGACGGCACCCTGACCGTGCTCGGCGAGTTGGCCGGCAGCAGCGAGGCGGTGCTCGCCTATCTCGCCGCCCTGCCGTTCTTCGACCTCGACAGCAGCGACTTCAGCGGCAGCGGCGCCCTGGCCGGTGACTTGGCGCTTGAGCTGCCGCTCGGTGATCTTGAAGCGCTGAGCCTGGATATCGATGCGCAGGTCGACGTGCCCACGCTGGTCTATGTGCCCCTGGATATCACCATGCAGAACGTCAACGGGTCGCTGGCCTATCGCCACCGCGATGACCAGGGTGGGGTCGACGGCGTGCTCGGTGCCCGCGTGTTCGGCGGGCCGCTGCGCGCCGATTTCGATACCCGTGAGCAGGGCGTCGATTTCAGCGGCAGGGCGCTGGCCAGCGGTCTGCTGGACTGGACCGGGCTGGATGCCGCGGCGCCCATCCTCGACGGCGTCTTTCCCTATTCGGCGCGACTCGACCTGGCACCAGGCGCGGCCCGCTTCCGCTTCGACAGTGACTTGAGCGGCCTGGCGATTCGCCTGCCGGCGCCGTTCGGCAAGCCGGCGGCCAGTCGCGCGCCGCTGTTCGTCGACGCCGACCTGGAAAGTGGCGTGATCGAGGGCGAGCTGGCCGAACGGCTGCGGCTGCGCTGGCGCGAGTGGGGGCGTGGGGCGCAGGGCCAAGCGTGGCTTGAGCAGTGGCCGACGACGCCCGCCTGGCCCGACGGCAGCGGCTGGGAGGTCGACTGGCGCACCTCGCGGATCGACACCCAGGCCTGGGCCGAGGCGCTGGGGGGGCTAGGGGTCGATGGCCTGGCCCTGGGCGACGGCACACCCGATCAGCTACGTGCGCTACGCCTGGCGACCCCGTGTCTGGAGGTCCAGCAGCGCTGCCTGGGTTCGCTGTATGTCAGTGCCTACCCATGGAGTGGCGATGACTGGCGTCTCGATGTCGACGGCAGTCTGCTCGAGGGGCGTGTCGACTACCGCCCGGCCGGCGGCGGCGAGCTGGATGTCGCCCTGGTGCGGCTCAACCTGGATGCGCTGATGCCCGAGCAGGCCGACGCCGAGGGGCTGCTCGACGAGATCGCCGTGGCGCCGACCCCGGCCGTCTTTCCCGACTGGATCGGCGAACTGCCCGACGGTCGGTTGCGGGTCGCCCGCCTGCTGCATGAGGGCAAGTCGTTTGGCCCGCTCACCGCCCGCTGGCGGGCCAGCCCCGGCTCGCTGCAGGTGGCGCCGCTGGGCTTGACGCTGGGGCGTGTCTCGGCGCGCGGTGAGATCGACTGGGAAGCCTCCGGTGGGGCGAGCCTGACCCGCTCGCGACTGTCGCTGGACGGCGGCGACCTGGGCTCCGCCCTGGAGCGGCTCGACCAGCCGATGGCGATCAGCAATGCCAGCACACGCGTGCGCTCGCAGTTGGCCTGGCCGGGGGCGCCCTGGCAGTTCGGTCTCGACCGCTCGCGAGGCAGCCTGGATATCGACCTGCGCGACGGCCGCTTCCGCTATCTCGAATCCCCCTCGGCACGGCTGGTGGGGCTGCTCAACTTCGACAACCTGCTGCGCCGGCTGCGACTCGACTTTACCGATGTCACCGGCCAGGGCACCGCCTTCGACAGTGTCATCGGCAGTGCGACCTTGTATGGTGGCATTCTGGAAACCCGTGGCCCGGTGGTGGTCGAGGCGCCGGCGACCCGTTTTACCCTGGATGGCCAGGTCGACCTGGCGCGCCGTGAACTCGATCAGCGGCTCGGGGTCACGGTACCAGTGAGCCAGAATCTGCCGCTGGCGGCGGTCGCCGCCGGCGCCCCGATAGTCGGCGGGGCACTGTTTATCGCGCATCGCCTGTTCGGTGGAGCCATCGATCGGGCGACGCAGATTCATTACCGCGTGCGGGGCCCCTGGACCTCGCCGCAGATTTCCCTGGAAGGTGGCGAATGA
- a CDS encoding ribonuclease E/G (involved in the processing of the 5'end of 16S rRNA) has translation MSGEVLINLTPMETRVAVVENGVLQEAFIERSRRRGIVGNIYKGKVVRVLPGMQAAFVDIGLDRAAFIHAHEVMPANTPSDEQVSIGHLLHEGQALVVQVTKDPIGSKGARLTTHLSVPSRFLVYMPDSPHNGVSQRIEDEAERERLRQLTEQCQSEQELEISGGFIIRTAAEGVGHEELYADMHFLLRLWRKVSERKVTASAPSVIYDDLPLFIRTLRDVMRDEIEKVRIDSRENYLKLVEFASEFMPGTETRIEYYPGERPIFDLYSVEDEIQKALGRKVQLKSGGYLVIDPTEAMTTIDVNTGGYVGHRNLEETIFKTNLEAATAIARQLRLRNLGGIIIIDFIDMEDPEHQRQVLRVLEKSLERDHAKTKCTGVTELGLVQLTRKRTRESLEQTLCEPCPTCSGRGTLKTPETVCYEIFREILREERAYSPETYMVLASQAVVDRLLDEESSAVADLETFIDKTIRFQVEAHYSQEQYDIVLM, from the coding sequence ATGAGCGGTGAAGTACTCATCAACCTGACGCCGATGGAAACCCGCGTGGCGGTGGTCGAGAACGGCGTCCTGCAGGAAGCCTTTATCGAGCGCAGCCGGCGTCGCGGCATCGTCGGCAATATCTACAAGGGCAAGGTGGTGCGGGTGCTGCCCGGCATGCAGGCCGCCTTCGTCGATATCGGCCTCGACCGGGCCGCGTTCATCCACGCCCACGAGGTGATGCCGGCCAATACCCCTAGCGACGAGCAGGTCTCCATCGGCCATCTGCTGCACGAGGGTCAGGCGCTGGTGGTCCAGGTCACCAAGGACCCGATCGGCTCCAAGGGCGCGCGGCTCACCACCCACCTGTCGGTACCGTCGCGGTTTCTGGTCTACATGCCCGACTCGCCGCATAACGGCGTCTCCCAGCGTATCGAGGACGAGGCCGAGCGCGAGCGGCTGCGCCAGCTGACCGAGCAGTGCCAGAGCGAGCAGGAGCTCGAGATCAGCGGCGGTTTCATCATCCGCACCGCCGCCGAGGGTGTCGGCCATGAAGAGCTCTACGCCGACATGCACTTTCTGCTGCGGCTATGGCGCAAGGTCAGCGAGCGCAAGGTTACCGCGTCGGCGCCCAGCGTGATCTACGACGACCTGCCGCTGTTCATCCGCACCCTGCGCGACGTGATGCGCGACGAGATCGAGAAGGTGCGCATCGATTCGCGGGAGAATTACCTGAAGCTGGTCGAGTTCGCCAGCGAGTTCATGCCCGGCACCGAGACGCGCATCGAGTACTACCCCGGCGAGCGGCCGATCTTCGATCTCTACAGCGTCGAGGACGAGATTCAGAAGGCGCTGGGGCGCAAGGTGCAGCTCAAGTCCGGCGGCTATCTGGTCATCGATCCCACCGAGGCGATGACCACCATCGACGTCAACACCGGCGGCTACGTGGGGCATCGCAACCTCGAGGAGACCATCTTCAAGACCAACCTCGAGGCGGCCACGGCGATCGCCCGCCAGCTCAGGCTGCGCAACCTGGGTGGCATCATCATCATCGATTTCATCGACATGGAAGATCCCGAACACCAGCGCCAGGTGCTGCGGGTACTGGAGAAGTCGCTGGAGCGCGACCACGCCAAGACCAAGTGCACCGGGGTCACCGAGCTGGGGTTGGTGCAGCTGACGCGCAAGCGTACCCGCGAAAGTCTTGAACAGACGCTGTGCGAACCCTGTCCAACCTGCAGTGGGCGCGGCACGCTGAAGACGCCGGAAACGGTGTGCTATGAGATCTTTCGCGAGATCCTGCGTGAAGAGCGCGCCTACAGCCCGGAAACCTACATGGTGCTGGCCTCCCAGGCGGTAGTGGATCGGCTGCTCGACGAGGAGTCCTCGGCGGTAGCCGACCTCGAAACCTTCATCGACAAGACGATTCGTTTCCAGGTCGAGGCACACTATTCCCAGGAGCAGTACGATATCGTGCTGATGTAA
- a CDS encoding septum formation protein Maf: MTAILRLASASPRRRDLLASIGVAVEIHPVDIDETPWPDEAPQAYVQRLARDKALAGAAGSQLPTLGSDTAVVLNGQIFGKPSDQAHAAEMLGALAGTTHQVLTAVAVSGPAGLLEACVTSQVTLRDIDSAEIAAYWATGEPTDKAGGYAIQGLAAVFVAEMQGSHSAVVGLPLYETAALLARQGVPLWSGGGVAVP; encoded by the coding sequence ATGACCGCCATCCTGCGACTGGCCTCTGCCTCACCGCGCCGCCGCGACCTGCTCGCCTCGATCGGTGTGGCGGTGGAAATCCACCCGGTGGATATCGACGAGACGCCGTGGCCGGATGAGGCACCGCAGGCCTATGTGCAGCGCCTGGCCCGGGACAAGGCGCTGGCCGGGGCGGCGGGCAGCCAGCTGCCGACCCTCGGCTCTGACACCGCGGTGGTGCTGAACGGCCAGATCTTCGGCAAGCCCAGCGACCAGGCCCATGCCGCCGAGATGCTCGGCGCGCTGGCCGGCACCACTCACCAGGTGCTGACCGCGGTGGCGGTCAGCGGACCGGCCGGCCTGCTCGAGGCGTGCGTGACCAGCCAGGTTACCCTGCGCGACATCGACAGCGCCGAGATCGCCGCCTACTGGGCCACCGGCGAGCCCACCGACAAGGCCGGCGGCTATGCCATCCAGGGCCTGGCGGCGGTGTTCGTGGCCGAGATGCAGGGCAGCCATTCGGCGGTGGTGGGGCTGCCGCTGTACGAGACCGCCGCCCTGCTGGCCCGACAAGGCGTGCCGCTGTGGTCGGGGGGCGGGGTGGCTGTGCCATAA
- a CDS encoding rod shape-determining protein MreD, protein MVAIGLRGTLLIWLSLLLALCLQVMPLADVWLMWRPDWLGLMLIYWCVVMPQRVGVLHGFVLGILLDLIEGSPLGQNALTLSLLAFLCALLYQRLRAYSLLQQALLIFMLLGIVQLIEQWLRTIVGPFSIHLAFLLPSLIGALLWPWLFTMFQMLRRRLGIF, encoded by the coding sequence ATGGTTGCCATAGGCCTGCGCGGAACCCTGCTGATCTGGCTGAGCCTGCTGCTGGCGCTGTGCCTGCAGGTGATGCCGCTGGCTGATGTATGGCTGATGTGGCGGCCCGATTGGCTGGGTCTGATGCTGATCTACTGGTGCGTGGTGATGCCACAGCGGGTCGGCGTGCTGCACGGCTTCGTGCTGGGGATTTTGCTCGACCTGATCGAGGGCTCGCCGCTGGGCCAGAATGCCCTCACCCTGTCGCTGCTGGCCTTCCTGTGTGCGCTGCTCTATCAGCGGCTGCGCGCCTACTCGCTGCTCCAGCAGGCACTGCTGATCTTCATGCTGTTGGGCATCGTGCAGTTGATCGAGCAGTGGCTGCGCACCATCGTCGGGCCGTTCTCGATCCACCTGGCATTCCTGCTGCCCTCGCTGATCGGCGCGCTGCTCTGGCCATGGCTGTTTACCATGTTCCAGATGCTGCGCCGTCGACTGGGCATCTTCTGA
- a CDS encoding rod shape-determining protein MreC, which produces MLIKPLFSHGPVPGYRMLLCAILAFALMFAEHRFSRMEDLRAQMTTVVAPIQWAVSVPSDVLTWGSLALSDQRALVDENRRLREQLLTLSHRVQRMASLTAENVRLRELLNAAGQTEMPYITAELLSLDSDPFTHQMVIDRGRRDGAYVGQPVMDASGLVGQITAVSAYSSRVLMLADANHAMPVQVNRNGLRFIVQGSGRYDTLNVMHVPDTADIREGDLLITSGLAGRFPAGYPVARVSEVVHDPGQPFARVTAAPVAQLQRSRHFLLLFPPPTIEPEPGDRLWDETFSIIEPPMELMP; this is translated from the coding sequence TTGCTTATCAAACCGCTGTTCTCGCACGGGCCGGTGCCGGGCTATCGCATGCTGCTGTGTGCGATCTTGGCGTTCGCGCTGATGTTCGCGGAACACCGATTCTCGCGCATGGAAGATCTACGCGCTCAGATGACCACCGTGGTCGCGCCGATCCAGTGGGCGGTCAGCGTGCCCAGCGATGTGCTGACCTGGGGTTCGCTGGCGCTCTCCGATCAGCGCGCCCTGGTCGACGAGAATCGCCGCCTGCGTGAGCAGCTGCTGACCCTGTCGCACCGCGTGCAGCGCATGGCCAGCCTGACCGCAGAGAACGTGCGACTGCGTGAGCTGCTCAACGCGGCGGGGCAGACCGAGATGCCTTACATCACCGCCGAGCTGCTGTCGCTGGACTCCGATCCCTTCACCCATCAGATGGTCATCGACCGCGGTCGTCGCGACGGCGCCTACGTCGGCCAGCCGGTGATGGACGCCTCGGGGCTGGTGGGGCAGATCACCGCGGTGTCGGCCTACTCGAGCCGCGTGCTGATGCTCGCCGACGCCAATCACGCCATGCCGGTGCAGGTCAATCGCAACGGTCTGCGCTTCATCGTGCAGGGCTCGGGGCGCTACGATACCCTCAATGTGATGCACGTTCCCGATACCGCCGATATCCGCGAGGGCGATCTGCTGATCACCTCGGGGCTGGCCGGGCGCTTCCCCGCCGGCTATCCGGTGGCGCGGGTCAGTGAAGTGGTTCACGATCCCGGTCAGCCCTTCGCCCGGGTCACCGCGGCACCGGTGGCGCAGCTGCAGCGCTCGCGGCACTTCCTGCTGCTGTTTCCACCGCCGACCATCGAGCCCGAGCCGGGTGACCGGCTGTGGGACGAAACCTTCTCGATCATCGAGCCGCCCATGGAGTTGATGCCGTAA
- a CDS encoding rod shape-determining protein has protein sequence MFKRLRGLFSSDLSIDLGTANTLIYVRGRGIVLDEPSVVAIRQSGNMRSVAAVGVDAKRMLGRTPGNITAIRPMKDGVIADFTVTEQMLQHFIRKVHQSTFLTPSPRVLVCVPCMSTQVERRAIKESAEGAGAREVFLIEEPMAAAIGAGLPVEEAQGSMVVDIGGGTTEIAIISLNGVVYSESIRVGGDRFDEAITAYVRRHYGSLIGEATAERIKEEIGCAYPGGELREIDVRGRNLAEGIPRSFTLNSHEILDALQETLASIVTAVKSALEQSPPELASDIAERGLVLTGGGALLRDLDKLIAEETGLPVIVAEDPLTCVARGGGKALEMIDQHTFELLSSD, from the coding sequence ATGTTTAAACGTTTACGGGGGCTGTTCTCGAGCGATCTATCGATCGACCTGGGGACCGCCAACACACTGATCTACGTTCGCGGTCGGGGCATCGTGCTCGACGAACCATCCGTCGTGGCGATCCGCCAGTCCGGCAACATGCGCAGCGTCGCTGCCGTCGGCGTCGACGCCAAGCGCATGCTGGGCCGCACGCCGGGCAATATCACCGCCATCCGCCCGATGAAGGACGGGGTGATTGCCGACTTCACCGTCACCGAGCAGATGCTGCAGCACTTCATCCGCAAGGTGCATCAGAGCACCTTCCTCACCCCGAGTCCGCGGGTGCTGGTGTGTGTGCCATGCATGTCGACCCAGGTCGAGCGCCGCGCCATCAAGGAGTCGGCGGAAGGCGCCGGGGCCCGCGAGGTGTTCCTGATCGAGGAACCCATGGCGGCTGCCATCGGCGCCGGTCTGCCGGTGGAAGAGGCGCAGGGCTCGATGGTCGTCGATATCGGTGGCGGCACCACCGAAATCGCCATCATCTCGCTCAACGGCGTGGTCTACTCGGAGTCGATCCGCGTCGGCGGCGACCGCTTCGACGAAGCCATCACCGCCTATGTGCGCCGCCATTACGGCAGCCTGATCGGTGAGGCTACCGCCGAGCGCATCAAGGAAGAGATCGGCTGTGCCTACCCGGGCGGCGAGCTGCGCGAGATCGACGTGCGCGGCCGTAACCTGGCCGAAGGCATTCCGCGCAGCTTCACGCTCAACTCCCACGAGATTCTCGATGCGCTGCAGGAGACCCTGGCCTCGATCGTCACCGCGGTGAAGAGTGCCCTCGAGCAGTCGCCGCCCGAGCTGGCCTCGGATATCGCCGAGCGCGGCCTGGTACTGACCGGCGGCGGCGCGCTGCTGCGCGATCTCGACAAGTTGATCGCCGAAGAGACTGGCCTGCCGGTGATCGTCGCCGAGGACCCGTTGACCTGCGTGGCACGTGGCGGCGGCAAGGCCCTGGAGATGATCGACCAGCATACCTTCGAGCTGCTCTCGAGCGACTAA
- a CDS encoding asparaginyl/glutamyl-tRNA amidotransferase subunit C — protein MALEPSDVQRAAHLARLAMNDADAAGYVDDLGRILAMVDQLQEVDTDGVAPLAHPLDTTQRLRADEVTERDQRDHFQRVAPAVENGLYLVPRVVE, from the coding sequence ATGGCGCTTGAACCCTCCGACGTGCAGCGCGCAGCTCATCTGGCGCGACTGGCCATGAACGATGCCGACGCCGCCGGCTACGTAGACGACCTCGGCCGAATCCTGGCCATGGTCGACCAGTTGCAGGAAGTCGACACCGACGGCGTGGCCCCGCTCGCCCACCCCCTCGATACCACCCAGCGCCTGCGCGCCGACGAGGTCACCGAGCGCGACCAGCGCGACCATTTCCAGCGCGTCGCGCCGGCCGTCGAGAACGGCTTGTATCTGGTGCCCCGCGTCGTCGAATGA
- a CDS encoding aspartyl/glutamyl-tRNA amidotransferase subunit A, translated as MHDQTLTQLARALAAGEVSSRELTQTLLGRIDRLDGRLNSFISVTHEQALAAADAADALRAKGEAGPLTGLPLALKDIFCTNGVKTSCGSKMLDNFIAPYDATVVEKLKAAGTVSLGKTNMDEFAMGSSNENSHYGPVKNPWDLDAVPGGSSGGSAAAVAAGLVPAAMGTDTGGSIRQPAAFCGITGLKPTYGRVSRYGIIAYASSLDQAGPMARTAEDCALLLGAIAGHDLRDSTSVARGVPDYLAELGESLSGLKIGLPKEYFGDGLAPEVEQAVREAIKVYESLGASVHEVSLPHTHFAIPAYYVIAPAEASSNLSRYDGVRFGHRCDAPSDLIDLYKRSRDEGFGSEVKRRILIGTHTLSEGFFDAYYTQAQKVRRLIRQDFLDAFEEVDVLMGPASPTPAFDLGANKDPVSMYLQDIYTIAVNLAGIPGISVPAGVAGQRPIGLQILGPHFAESQLLNVAHQFQQATDWHQRRPALAEESA; from the coding sequence ATGCACGACCAGACATTGACCCAGCTCGCCCGCGCCCTGGCCGCCGGCGAGGTTTCCAGCCGTGAGCTGACGCAAACGCTGCTGGGGCGCATCGACCGCCTCGACGGCCGTCTCAACAGCTTCATCAGCGTTACCCACGAACAGGCCCTGGCCGCCGCCGATGCCGCCGATGCACTGCGCGCCAAGGGCGAGGCCGGCCCGCTCACCGGCCTGCCGCTGGCGCTCAAGGACATCTTCTGTACCAACGGCGTCAAGACCAGCTGCGGCTCGAAGATGCTCGACAACTTCATCGCCCCCTACGATGCGACGGTGGTCGAGAAGCTCAAGGCTGCCGGCACGGTCAGCCTGGGCAAGACCAACATGGACGAGTTCGCCATGGGCTCGTCGAATGAGAACAGCCACTACGGCCCGGTGAAGAACCCCTGGGACCTAGACGCCGTGCCCGGCGGCTCCTCCGGCGGCAGCGCCGCGGCGGTGGCCGCGGGTCTGGTACCGGCAGCCATGGGCACCGACACCGGCGGCTCGATTCGCCAACCGGCGGCCTTCTGCGGCATCACCGGCCTCAAGCCCACCTACGGGCGTGTCTCGCGCTACGGCATCATCGCCTACGCTTCGAGCCTCGACCAGGCCGGGCCCATGGCGCGCACCGCCGAGGACTGCGCGCTGCTGCTCGGCGCCATCGCCGGCCACGACCTGCGCGACTCCACCAGCGTGGCGCGCGGCGTACCGGACTACCTCGCCGAGCTCGGCGAATCGCTGTCGGGTCTCAAGATCGGCCTGCCCAAGGAGTATTTCGGCGACGGCCTGGCGCCGGAGGTCGAGCAGGCGGTGCGCGAGGCGATCAAGGTCTACGAGTCGCTCGGCGCCAGCGTCCATGAGGTCAGCCTGCCGCACACCCACTTCGCGATCCCGGCCTACTACGTGATCGCCCCGGCCGAGGCCTCCTCGAACCTGTCGCGCTACGACGGCGTGCGCTTCGGCCACCGCTGCGACGCCCCCAGCGACCTGATCGACCTCTACAAGCGCTCGCGGGACGAAGGCTTCGGCAGCGAGGTCAAGCGGCGCATCCTGATCGGCACCCACACCCTCTCGGAAGGCTTCTTCGACGCCTACTACACCCAGGCGCAGAAAGTCCGCCGGCTGATTCGCCAGGACTTCCTCGACGCCTTCGAGGAGGTCGACGTGCTGATGGGTCCGGCCTCGCCGACCCCGGCCTTCGATCTCGGCGCCAACAAGGATCCGGTGTCGATGTACCTGCAGGACATCTACACCATCGCGGTCAACCTGGCGGGCATTCCCGGTATCAGCGTGCCGGCTGGCGTCGCCGGCCAGCGGCCGATCGGCCTGCAGATCCTCGGCCCGCACTTCGCCGAATCGCAGCTGCTCAATGTCGCCCACCAGTTCCAGCAGGCCACCGACTGGCACCAGCGCCGCCCCGCCCTTGCCGAGGAGAGTGCATGA